From one Sus scrofa isolate TJ Tabasco breed Duroc chromosome 9, Sscrofa11.1, whole genome shotgun sequence genomic stretch:
- the LOC102162715 gene encoding putative uncharacterized protein FLJ37770 isoform X1 produces the protein MSDRYLEQRISIKFCVKLNKSASETHHLLKEAYGEEVMSRARVFDWHKRFKEGREDIRDDARSGRPVTHRTDENIRKVKDLVCSNRQLTVRMMAEELNLDKETVRLILKENLNMRKVSAKIISGILKGEPQPRKLDFRSDLSKETRKNSSCVGKKGAGSETWSPLQCKAGGEMPLPLSHPKIHYPASQLLQPSSSASLPTRAAQDWFTPW, from the coding sequence ATGAGTGACCGCTATCTAGAACAAAGGATTAGTATCAAATTTTGCGTGAAATTAAACAAGTCGGCAAGCGAGACCCACCATCTTTTAAAAGAAGCTTATGGGGAGGAAGTCATGTCAAGGGCCAGAGTTTTTGACTGGCACAAAAGGTTTAAAGAAGGGCGAGAAGACATTCGAGATGATGCCCGAAGTGGTCGTCCAGTCACTCACCGGACGGATGAAAATATCCGGAAGGTCAAGGACTTGGTTTGTTCCAACAGGCAGTTAACCGTGAGGATGATGGCTGAAGAGTTAAATTTAGATAAAGAAACCGTTAGACTCATTCTCAAAGAAAACTTGAATATGAGAAAAGTTTCTGCAAAAATTATATCAGGTATTCTGAAGGGTGAGCCTCAACCTCGCAAACTTGACTTTCGGTCTGATCTTTCCAAGGAAACGAGGAAAAATAGCTCATGTGTGGGGAAAAAGGGAGCAGGTTCTGAAACATGGAGTCCTCTTCAGTGCAAAGCTGGTGGGGAAATGCCTCTGCCGCTATCCCATCCCAAAATCCATTACCCTGCCAGCCAGCTTCTGCAGCCTTCATCTTCAGCAAGCCTTCCCACCAGGGCCGCTCAGGATTGGTTCACACCGTGGTGA